In Bombus pascuorum chromosome 13, iyBomPasc1.1, whole genome shotgun sequence, a single genomic region encodes these proteins:
- the LOC132913208 gene encoding ephrin type-B receptor 1-B isoform X9, whose amino-acid sequence MAPFNMAGVAGLLATCAAAAVSAAHLLPLLLLLFCPRGTHTEQVVLLDTTQEEKLEWTKYPFGAEANTPGWVEESFTNFDKGINWRSYVVCDVAYNNVNNWLWTPFIERGPANRMYIEIQFTTRDCSLFPGNALSCKETFSLLYYEFDVATKEPPPWETDSYKLIGRIAAGEGRFNTNTGVVINTEVKSIPVTKKGVYFAFRDQGACISILAIKVYYISCPEISVNFAHFPATPTGREVALIEQTIGTCVDNAVVIEQPTFLCKGDGKWYLPNGGCHCKPGYQADVEKQACTECAIGKFKHEAGSHSCEACPAHSKSSDYGFTECRCNAGYFRAEKDPKKMPCTQPPSAPQNLTVNFVDQSTVILSWNAPHMLGGRTDTTYRVVCDACSMGVKYIPNTEVFNDTKITITGLNAVTTYRFQVFAENGVSALAGKSEYVDITVTTEASVPSLVSNVRITSVKSSELSISWDAPVTEVGGDSDLVERYEVRCYPRYDDATNATVIQTSELSATFKGLKPSTDYAIQVRAKTTRGWGEYTPIVYKKTPHAMGLDYVGEDDNMQVRIIAGAIVAVVVLLVIIIIMTVLILRSRASDECNKKQPSDCDTLEYRNGEVTTPLFTPAVGVAAASAGGAGGGGARSYVDPHTYEDPNQAVREFAREIDAGYITIEAIIGGGEFGDVCRGKLKLPPDGRTEIDVAIKTLKPGSADKARNDFLTEASIMGQFEHPNVIFLQGVVTKSNPVMIITEFMENGSLDTFLRANDGKFQVLQLVGMLRGIASGMQYLAEMNYVHRDLAARNVLVNAALVCKIADFGLSREIESATEGAYTTRTVYSGKKGGKIPVRWTAPEAIAFRKFTSASDVWSMGIVCWEVMSYGERPYWNWSNQDVIKSIEKGYRLPAPMDCPEAIYQLMLDCWQKERTHRPTFANLTQTLDKLIRSPDTLRKIAQNRIRERGAPPPPPPASSTSSNVHLRKRGTNPLAPDAVDLTQLTSVSEWLASIKMSRYAESFERSGVTTLEAAARVTVQELTALGVTLVGHQKKIMNSVTALRAQMSATSQGFLV is encoded by the exons TGGGTGGAAGAGTCGTTCACCAACTTCGACAAGGGCATCAATTGGCGGAGTTACGTCGTCTGCGACGTAGCGTACAACAACGTGAACAATTGGCTATGGACGCCGTTCATCGAGAGGGGACCGGCGAACCGCATGTACATAGAAATACAATTCACGACTCGTGACTGCTCGTTGTTCCCCGGAAACGCGCTCAGTTGCAAAGAAACTTTCAGTCTACTTTACTACGAGTTCGACGTGGCTACCAAGGAACCGCCACCGTGGGAAACGGATAGTTACAAGTTGATCG GACGCATCGCTGCTGGCGAGGGAAGGTTCAACACTAACACCGGGGTGGTGATAAACACGGAGGTCAAATCCATTCCAGTGACGAAGAAGGGCGTGTACTTTGCGTTCCGCGACCAGGGAGCTTGCATCTCCATCTTGGCCATTAAAGTTTACTACATCAGCTGCCCGGAGATCTCTGTGAACTTTGCACACTTCCCGGCAACGCCAACGGGTCGCGAAGTCGCGTTGATCGAACAAACGATCGGCACTTGCGTGGACAACGCGGTGGTCATCGAACAGCCAACCTTCCTCTGCAAAGGAGATGGCAAATGGTACCTGCCTAACGGTGGATGTCACTGCAAACCTGGCTATCAGGCTGACGTCGAGAAGCAAGCGTGCACCGAGTGCGCGATCGGTAAATTCAAACACGAAGCTGGGTCGCACAGTTGCGAAGCTTGTCCGGCTCACAGCAAATCCTCCGATTACGGATTCACCGAATGTCGATGCAACGCCGGTTATTTCAGGGCCGAGAAAGATCCGAAGAAAATGCCTTGTACAC AACCACCGTCGGCGCCACAAAATTTGACGGTGAACTTCGTTGACCAGTCTACTGTGATTCTGTCGTGGAATGCGCCGCACATGCTGGGCGGCAGAACAGATACGACTTACAGGGTGGTCTGCGATGCCTGTAGTATGGGCGTCAAATACATTCCCAACACC GAAGTTTTCAACGACACGAAGATCACGATAACGGGTCTAAACGCGGTGACCACGTATCGATTCCAAGTATTTGCCGAGAACGGTGTATCGGCGTTGGCTGGAAAATCCGAGTACGTGGACATCACCGTCACCACAGAAGCTAGCGTACCTAGTTTGGTGAGCAACGTCAGGATTACCAGCGTGAAGAGTTCGGAACTGAGCATTAGTTGGGACGCTCCGGTAACCGAGGTCGGCGGAGACAGCGATCTGGTCGAAAGATACGAAG TGAGGTGTTATCCGCGATACGACGATGCTACCAACGCTACGGTTATACAAACTTCCGAGTTATCCGCGACGTTCAAAGGCCTAAAACCATCGACGGACTACGCGATACAAGTACGAGCGAAGACAACGCGAGGCTGGGGCGAATATACGCCCATAGTTTATAAAAAGACGCCTCACGCTATGGGACTAG ACTACGTCGGAGAAGATGACAATATGCAAGTAAGGATCATAGCAGGAGCTATCGTTGCTGTGGTAGTCCTTCTGGTGATCATCATTATCATGACCGTTCTGATTTTGAGAAG CAGGGCCTCGGACGAATGCAACAAGAAACAGCCCAGTGACTGCGATACCCTGGAGTATAGAAACGGCGAAG TGACCACGCCGCTGTTCACACCTGCAGTGGGAGTTGCTGCCGCGAGTGCAGGAGGTGCTGGTGGCGGAGGTGCAAGGAGTTACGTCGACCCTCATACCTACGAAGATCCGAATCAAGCTGTGAGAGAATTCGCCCGAGAAATCGACGCAGGATACATCACGATAGAAGCTATCATAG GTGGTGGAGAATTTGGCGACGTTTGTCGAGGAAAATTAAAACTACCGCCAGACGGTCGAACGGAGATCGACGTCGCGATCAAGACTTTGAAACCAGGCTCCGCGGACAAAGCTCGCAACGACTTCCTCACTGAAGCCTCCATCATGGGTCAGTTCGAGCATCCGAACGTGATATTCCTGCAAGGCGTCGTAACCAAGAGCAATCCAGTGATGATCATCACGGAGTTCATGGAGAACGGTAGCCTGGACACTTTCCTGCGTGCGAACGACGGCAAGTTCCAGGTGCTGCAGCTTGTAGGCATGCTTCGCGGTATCGCGAGCGGCATGCAGTATCTTGCTGAAATGAACTACGTACATCGAGATCTCGCGGCGAGGAACGTGCTCGTGAATGCTGCCCTCGTCTGCAAGATCGCCGATTTCGGGCTTAGCCGGGAGATCGAAAGCGCCACGGAAGGAGCGTACACGACCAGG ACTGTTTACTCCGGCAAAAAGGGTGGAAAGATCCCGGTACGATGGACAGCTCCGGAAGCGATAGCGTTCCGAAAGTTCACCAGCGCTTCCGACGTATGGAGCATGGGCATCGTTTGTTGGGAGGTGATGTCCTACGGCGAAAGACCGTATTGGAACTGGTCTAATCAGGATGTGATAAAGTCGATCGAGAAAGGATACAGGCTTCCAGCACCGATGGATTGTCCGGAAGCGATCTATCAGCTGATGCTCGATTGTTGGCAGAAGGAACGAACCCATCGTCCTACCTTTGCCAATCTCACTCAAACCTTGGACAAATTGATACGAAGCCCGGACACGCTGCGGAAAATCGCCCAGAACAG AATCAGGGAAAGGGGTGCTCCACCCCCACCCCCACCCGCCTCGTCGACATCCTCCAACGTGCATTTGAGGAAAAG GGGCACCAATCCACTGGCGCCGGACGCGGTGGACTTGACGCAGCTGACCTCGGTCAGCGAGTGGCTGGCTTCCATCAAGATGTCACGGTACGCGGAGAGTTTCGAAAGATCCGGAGTGACCACCTTGGAGGCGGCCGCGCGTGTTACCGTACAAGAGCTGACGGCGCTCGGGGTGACGTTGGTGGGACACCAGAAGAAGATAATGAACAGCGTGACAGCGCTCAGAGCACAGATGTCGGCCACTTCGCAAGGTTTTCTCGTTTAA
- the LOC132913208 gene encoding ephrin type-B receptor 1-B isoform X11: MAPFNMAGVAGLLATCAAAAVSAAHLLPLLLLLFCPRGTHTEQVVLLDTTQEEKLEWTKYPFGAEANTPGWVEESFTNFDKGINWRSYVVCDVAYNNVNNWLWTPFIERGPANRMYIEIQFTTRDCSLFPGNALSCKETFSLLYYEFDVATKEPPPWETDSYKLIGRIAAGEGRFNTNTGVVINTEVKSIPVTKKGVYFAFRDQGACISILAIKVYYISCPEISVNFAHFPATPTGREVALIEQTIGTCVDNAVVIEQPTFLCKGDGKWYLPNGGCHCKPGYQADVEKQACTECAIGKFKHEAGSHSCEACPAHSKSSDYGFTECRCNAGYFRAEKDPKKMPCTQPPSAPQNLTVNFVDQSTVILSWNAPHMLGGRTDTTYRVVCDACSMGVKYIPNTEVFNDTKITITGLNAVTTYRFQVFAENGVSALAGKSEYVDITVTTEASVPSLVSNVRITSVKSSELSISWDAPVTEVGGDSDLVERYEVRCYPRYDDATNATVIQTSELSATFKGLKPSTDYAIQVRAKTTRGWGEYTPIVYKKTPHAMGLDYVGEDDNMQVRIIAGAIVAVVVLLVIIIIMTVLILRSRASDECNKKQPSDCDTLEYRNGEGLVVTYMGVAAASAGGAGGGGARSYVDPHTYEDPNQAVREFAREIDAGYITIEAIIGGGEFGDVCRGKLKLPPDGRTEIDVAIKTLKPGSADKARNDFLTEASIMGQFEHPNVIFLQGVVTKSNPVMIITEFMENGSLDTFLRANDGKFQVLQLVGMLRGIASGMQYLAEMNYVHRDLAARNVLVNAALVCKIADFGLSREIESATEGAYTTRTVYSGKKGGKIPVRWTAPEAIAFRKFTSASDVWSMGIVCWEVMSYGERPYWNWSNQDVIKSIEKGYRLPAPMDCPEAIYQLMLDCWQKERTHRPTFANLTQTLDKLIRSPDTLRKIAQNRIRERGAPPPPPPASSTSSNVHLRKRGTNPLAPDAVDLTQLTSVSEWLASIKMSRYAESFERSGVTTLEAAARVTVQELTALGVTLVGHQKKIMNSVTALRAQMSATSQGFLV, from the exons TGGGTGGAAGAGTCGTTCACCAACTTCGACAAGGGCATCAATTGGCGGAGTTACGTCGTCTGCGACGTAGCGTACAACAACGTGAACAATTGGCTATGGACGCCGTTCATCGAGAGGGGACCGGCGAACCGCATGTACATAGAAATACAATTCACGACTCGTGACTGCTCGTTGTTCCCCGGAAACGCGCTCAGTTGCAAAGAAACTTTCAGTCTACTTTACTACGAGTTCGACGTGGCTACCAAGGAACCGCCACCGTGGGAAACGGATAGTTACAAGTTGATCG GACGCATCGCTGCTGGCGAGGGAAGGTTCAACACTAACACCGGGGTGGTGATAAACACGGAGGTCAAATCCATTCCAGTGACGAAGAAGGGCGTGTACTTTGCGTTCCGCGACCAGGGAGCTTGCATCTCCATCTTGGCCATTAAAGTTTACTACATCAGCTGCCCGGAGATCTCTGTGAACTTTGCACACTTCCCGGCAACGCCAACGGGTCGCGAAGTCGCGTTGATCGAACAAACGATCGGCACTTGCGTGGACAACGCGGTGGTCATCGAACAGCCAACCTTCCTCTGCAAAGGAGATGGCAAATGGTACCTGCCTAACGGTGGATGTCACTGCAAACCTGGCTATCAGGCTGACGTCGAGAAGCAAGCGTGCACCGAGTGCGCGATCGGTAAATTCAAACACGAAGCTGGGTCGCACAGTTGCGAAGCTTGTCCGGCTCACAGCAAATCCTCCGATTACGGATTCACCGAATGTCGATGCAACGCCGGTTATTTCAGGGCCGAGAAAGATCCGAAGAAAATGCCTTGTACAC AACCACCGTCGGCGCCACAAAATTTGACGGTGAACTTCGTTGACCAGTCTACTGTGATTCTGTCGTGGAATGCGCCGCACATGCTGGGCGGCAGAACAGATACGACTTACAGGGTGGTCTGCGATGCCTGTAGTATGGGCGTCAAATACATTCCCAACACC GAAGTTTTCAACGACACGAAGATCACGATAACGGGTCTAAACGCGGTGACCACGTATCGATTCCAAGTATTTGCCGAGAACGGTGTATCGGCGTTGGCTGGAAAATCCGAGTACGTGGACATCACCGTCACCACAGAAGCTAGCGTACCTAGTTTGGTGAGCAACGTCAGGATTACCAGCGTGAAGAGTTCGGAACTGAGCATTAGTTGGGACGCTCCGGTAACCGAGGTCGGCGGAGACAGCGATCTGGTCGAAAGATACGAAG TGAGGTGTTATCCGCGATACGACGATGCTACCAACGCTACGGTTATACAAACTTCCGAGTTATCCGCGACGTTCAAAGGCCTAAAACCATCGACGGACTACGCGATACAAGTACGAGCGAAGACAACGCGAGGCTGGGGCGAATATACGCCCATAGTTTATAAAAAGACGCCTCACGCTATGGGACTAG ACTACGTCGGAGAAGATGACAATATGCAAGTAAGGATCATAGCAGGAGCTATCGTTGCTGTGGTAGTCCTTCTGGTGATCATCATTATCATGACCGTTCTGATTTTGAGAAG CAGGGCCTCGGACGAATGCAACAAGAAACAGCCCAGTGACTGCGATACCCTGGAGTATAGAAACGGCGAAG GACTAGTTGTGACCTACA TGGGAGTTGCTGCCGCGAGTGCAGGAGGTGCTGGTGGCGGAGGTGCAAGGAGTTACGTCGACCCTCATACCTACGAAGATCCGAATCAAGCTGTGAGAGAATTCGCCCGAGAAATCGACGCAGGATACATCACGATAGAAGCTATCATAG GTGGTGGAGAATTTGGCGACGTTTGTCGAGGAAAATTAAAACTACCGCCAGACGGTCGAACGGAGATCGACGTCGCGATCAAGACTTTGAAACCAGGCTCCGCGGACAAAGCTCGCAACGACTTCCTCACTGAAGCCTCCATCATGGGTCAGTTCGAGCATCCGAACGTGATATTCCTGCAAGGCGTCGTAACCAAGAGCAATCCAGTGATGATCATCACGGAGTTCATGGAGAACGGTAGCCTGGACACTTTCCTGCGTGCGAACGACGGCAAGTTCCAGGTGCTGCAGCTTGTAGGCATGCTTCGCGGTATCGCGAGCGGCATGCAGTATCTTGCTGAAATGAACTACGTACATCGAGATCTCGCGGCGAGGAACGTGCTCGTGAATGCTGCCCTCGTCTGCAAGATCGCCGATTTCGGGCTTAGCCGGGAGATCGAAAGCGCCACGGAAGGAGCGTACACGACCAGG ACTGTTTACTCCGGCAAAAAGGGTGGAAAGATCCCGGTACGATGGACAGCTCCGGAAGCGATAGCGTTCCGAAAGTTCACCAGCGCTTCCGACGTATGGAGCATGGGCATCGTTTGTTGGGAGGTGATGTCCTACGGCGAAAGACCGTATTGGAACTGGTCTAATCAGGATGTGATAAAGTCGATCGAGAAAGGATACAGGCTTCCAGCACCGATGGATTGTCCGGAAGCGATCTATCAGCTGATGCTCGATTGTTGGCAGAAGGAACGAACCCATCGTCCTACCTTTGCCAATCTCACTCAAACCTTGGACAAATTGATACGAAGCCCGGACACGCTGCGGAAAATCGCCCAGAACAG AATCAGGGAAAGGGGTGCTCCACCCCCACCCCCACCCGCCTCGTCGACATCCTCCAACGTGCATTTGAGGAAAAG GGGCACCAATCCACTGGCGCCGGACGCGGTGGACTTGACGCAGCTGACCTCGGTCAGCGAGTGGCTGGCTTCCATCAAGATGTCACGGTACGCGGAGAGTTTCGAAAGATCCGGAGTGACCACCTTGGAGGCGGCCGCGCGTGTTACCGTACAAGAGCTGACGGCGCTCGGGGTGACGTTGGTGGGACACCAGAAGAAGATAATGAACAGCGTGACAGCGCTCAGAGCACAGATGTCGGCCACTTCGCAAGGTTTTCTCGTTTAA
- the LOC132913208 gene encoding ephrin type-B receptor 1-B isoform X7, giving the protein MAPFNMAGVAGLLATCAAAAVSAAHLLPLLLLLFCPRGTHTEQVVLLDTTQEEKLEWTKYPFGAEANTPGWVEESFTNFDKGINWRSYVVCDVAYNNVNNWLWTPFIERGPANRMYIEIQFTTRDCSLFPGNALSCKETFSLLYYEFDVATKEPPPWETDSYKLIGRIAAGEGRFNTNTGVVINTEVKSIPVTKKGVYFAFRDQGACISILAIKVYYISCPEISVNFAHFPATPTGREVALIEQTIGTCVDNAVVIEQPTFLCKGDGKWYLPNGGCHCKPGYQADVEKQACTECAIGKFKHEAGSHSCEACPAHSKSSDYGFTECRCNAGYFRAEKDPKKMPCTQPPSAPQNLTVNFVDQSTVILSWNAPHMLGGRTDTTYRVVCDACSMGVKYIPNTEVFNDTKITITGLNAVTTYRFQVFAENGVSALAGKSEYVDITVTTEASVPSLVSNVRITSVKSSELSISWDAPVTEVGGDSDLVERYEVRCYPRYDDATNATVIQTSELSATFKGLKPSTDYAIQVRAKTTRGWGEYTPIVYKKTPHAMGLDYVGEDDNMQVRIIAGAIVAVVVLLVIIIIMTVLILRSRASDECNKKQPSDCDTLEYRNGEGLVVTYMHCKMDSSPIVTTHTNNKSKSSLTTPLFTPAVGVAAASAGGAGGGGARSYVDPHTYEDPNQAVREFAREIDAGYITIEAIIGGGEFGDVCRGKLKLPPDGRTEIDVAIKTLKPGSADKARNDFLTEASIMGQFEHPNVIFLQGVVTKSNPVMIITEFMENGSLDTFLRANDGKFQVLQLVGMLRGIASGMQYLAEMNYVHRDLAARNVLVNAALVCKIADFGLSREIESATEGAYTTRTVYSGKKGGKIPVRWTAPEAIAFRKFTSASDVWSMGIVCWEVMSYGERPYWNWSNQDVIKSIEKGYRLPAPMDCPEAIYQLMLDCWQKERTHRPTFANLTQTLDKLIRSPDTLRKIAQNRGTNPLAPDAVDLTQLTSVSEWLASIKMSRYAESFERSGVTTLEAAARVTVQELTALGVTLVGHQKKIMNSVTALRAQMSATSQGFLV; this is encoded by the exons TGGGTGGAAGAGTCGTTCACCAACTTCGACAAGGGCATCAATTGGCGGAGTTACGTCGTCTGCGACGTAGCGTACAACAACGTGAACAATTGGCTATGGACGCCGTTCATCGAGAGGGGACCGGCGAACCGCATGTACATAGAAATACAATTCACGACTCGTGACTGCTCGTTGTTCCCCGGAAACGCGCTCAGTTGCAAAGAAACTTTCAGTCTACTTTACTACGAGTTCGACGTGGCTACCAAGGAACCGCCACCGTGGGAAACGGATAGTTACAAGTTGATCG GACGCATCGCTGCTGGCGAGGGAAGGTTCAACACTAACACCGGGGTGGTGATAAACACGGAGGTCAAATCCATTCCAGTGACGAAGAAGGGCGTGTACTTTGCGTTCCGCGACCAGGGAGCTTGCATCTCCATCTTGGCCATTAAAGTTTACTACATCAGCTGCCCGGAGATCTCTGTGAACTTTGCACACTTCCCGGCAACGCCAACGGGTCGCGAAGTCGCGTTGATCGAACAAACGATCGGCACTTGCGTGGACAACGCGGTGGTCATCGAACAGCCAACCTTCCTCTGCAAAGGAGATGGCAAATGGTACCTGCCTAACGGTGGATGTCACTGCAAACCTGGCTATCAGGCTGACGTCGAGAAGCAAGCGTGCACCGAGTGCGCGATCGGTAAATTCAAACACGAAGCTGGGTCGCACAGTTGCGAAGCTTGTCCGGCTCACAGCAAATCCTCCGATTACGGATTCACCGAATGTCGATGCAACGCCGGTTATTTCAGGGCCGAGAAAGATCCGAAGAAAATGCCTTGTACAC AACCACCGTCGGCGCCACAAAATTTGACGGTGAACTTCGTTGACCAGTCTACTGTGATTCTGTCGTGGAATGCGCCGCACATGCTGGGCGGCAGAACAGATACGACTTACAGGGTGGTCTGCGATGCCTGTAGTATGGGCGTCAAATACATTCCCAACACC GAAGTTTTCAACGACACGAAGATCACGATAACGGGTCTAAACGCGGTGACCACGTATCGATTCCAAGTATTTGCCGAGAACGGTGTATCGGCGTTGGCTGGAAAATCCGAGTACGTGGACATCACCGTCACCACAGAAGCTAGCGTACCTAGTTTGGTGAGCAACGTCAGGATTACCAGCGTGAAGAGTTCGGAACTGAGCATTAGTTGGGACGCTCCGGTAACCGAGGTCGGCGGAGACAGCGATCTGGTCGAAAGATACGAAG TGAGGTGTTATCCGCGATACGACGATGCTACCAACGCTACGGTTATACAAACTTCCGAGTTATCCGCGACGTTCAAAGGCCTAAAACCATCGACGGACTACGCGATACAAGTACGAGCGAAGACAACGCGAGGCTGGGGCGAATATACGCCCATAGTTTATAAAAAGACGCCTCACGCTATGGGACTAG ACTACGTCGGAGAAGATGACAATATGCAAGTAAGGATCATAGCAGGAGCTATCGTTGCTGTGGTAGTCCTTCTGGTGATCATCATTATCATGACCGTTCTGATTTTGAGAAG CAGGGCCTCGGACGAATGCAACAAGAAACAGCCCAGTGACTGCGATACCCTGGAGTATAGAAACGGCGAAG GACTAGTTGTGACCTACA TGCACTGCAAAATGGACAGTTCACCGATTGTGACAACCCACACCAACAACAAGAGCAAGTCCTCGC TGACCACGCCGCTGTTCACACCTGCAGTGGGAGTTGCTGCCGCGAGTGCAGGAGGTGCTGGTGGCGGAGGTGCAAGGAGTTACGTCGACCCTCATACCTACGAAGATCCGAATCAAGCTGTGAGAGAATTCGCCCGAGAAATCGACGCAGGATACATCACGATAGAAGCTATCATAG GTGGTGGAGAATTTGGCGACGTTTGTCGAGGAAAATTAAAACTACCGCCAGACGGTCGAACGGAGATCGACGTCGCGATCAAGACTTTGAAACCAGGCTCCGCGGACAAAGCTCGCAACGACTTCCTCACTGAAGCCTCCATCATGGGTCAGTTCGAGCATCCGAACGTGATATTCCTGCAAGGCGTCGTAACCAAGAGCAATCCAGTGATGATCATCACGGAGTTCATGGAGAACGGTAGCCTGGACACTTTCCTGCGTGCGAACGACGGCAAGTTCCAGGTGCTGCAGCTTGTAGGCATGCTTCGCGGTATCGCGAGCGGCATGCAGTATCTTGCTGAAATGAACTACGTACATCGAGATCTCGCGGCGAGGAACGTGCTCGTGAATGCTGCCCTCGTCTGCAAGATCGCCGATTTCGGGCTTAGCCGGGAGATCGAAAGCGCCACGGAAGGAGCGTACACGACCAGG ACTGTTTACTCCGGCAAAAAGGGTGGAAAGATCCCGGTACGATGGACAGCTCCGGAAGCGATAGCGTTCCGAAAGTTCACCAGCGCTTCCGACGTATGGAGCATGGGCATCGTTTGTTGGGAGGTGATGTCCTACGGCGAAAGACCGTATTGGAACTGGTCTAATCAGGATGTGATAAAGTCGATCGAGAAAGGATACAGGCTTCCAGCACCGATGGATTGTCCGGAAGCGATCTATCAGCTGATGCTCGATTGTTGGCAGAAGGAACGAACCCATCGTCCTACCTTTGCCAATCTCACTCAAACCTTGGACAAATTGATACGAAGCCCGGACACGCTGCGGAAAATCGCCCAGAACAG GGGCACCAATCCACTGGCGCCGGACGCGGTGGACTTGACGCAGCTGACCTCGGTCAGCGAGTGGCTGGCTTCCATCAAGATGTCACGGTACGCGGAGAGTTTCGAAAGATCCGGAGTGACCACCTTGGAGGCGGCCGCGCGTGTTACCGTACAAGAGCTGACGGCGCTCGGGGTGACGTTGGTGGGACACCAGAAGAAGATAATGAACAGCGTGACAGCGCTCAGAGCACAGATGTCGGCCACTTCGCAAGGTTTTCTCGTTTAA